A part of Eschrichtius robustus isolate mEscRob2 chromosome 20, mEscRob2.pri, whole genome shotgun sequence genomic DNA contains:
- the LOC137755547 gene encoding diphthamide biosynthesis protein 3-like, with protein sequence MAVFHNEVEIEDFQYEKDSERYSYPCPCGGNFCITWEDLTNGEDMVKCPSCSLIIKVIYDKDQLTCGETVPAPSTSKKLVKR encoded by the coding sequence ATGGCGGTGTTTCACAATGAGGTGGAGATCGAGGACTTCCAATATGAGAAGGACTCAGAGAGGTACTCCTACCCCTGCCCGTGTGGGGGTAACTTTTGCATCACCTGGGAAGATTTGACAAATGGGGAAGACATGGTGAAGTGCCCTAGCTGCTCTCTCATTATAAAAGTGATTTATGACAAAGATCAGCTTACGTGTGGAGAGACAGTCCCAGCCCCTTCCACCAGCAAAAAACTAGTTAAACGCTAA